The following are from one region of the Littorina saxatilis isolate snail1 linkage group LG2, US_GU_Lsax_2.0, whole genome shotgun sequence genome:
- the LOC138959173 gene encoding platelet binding protein GspB-like isoform X1: MKKIALNLLKSADEKLRSIGSNKPQTPSQPPLQLPTYHHPRQQHQPQQPPYQPQQRPAHPQPPPPQPHQQPPHLHHHHPAPQPRPTEPPPPVPAREPDMAERRVQMRQGRRDRRRDGDGDAGELKRRSRSEGPSGRRVTQSMDVGTNNGKGKGRGRVSPTASDDEGGFVNPDPSESDSDSDSDRMQWTKNPLLVRRVKKNKADKRTSSADNSNDSPGYTQLGQRNTNRESWVYLSPEGTPIPPANQEHQQQRGEGTGSTNSGSLKNKYQKLEEMRKKRIDIAVTSDEENTPESRISRLRQRALQGALGNQPRPGSSQVTVSDHNGWGPQGSRGMPAVLSDQGARQPRGSQYSQQSVAAQPQAYRSNIVVPAQPANRMAQQAGGSQRHTAVITSQPAPVYQQPASPVRQSIVRPFPDNRGIAEVSTPAGIVGRQQFYTIPDPQLGNRAVHNSSPEVHVRRFNPAVRVPSADSIYDTANYSPDRESSRLSGSRVSGQRTFAQVNPPSQDVMEVQRGTAIQYQSPPANQRQRQQPASQYNEVVELRLRSARVIDRPLSQSFKDPRSSRRQAEDGFQSDDSLDELIESNIQYLEREISAGGPKKPQASVSRSSSVPEARRFPSTQAAVQPHSQVSTQLSAQFNTPSKPQVTVSGQQSVRQAQHASPRTESNKSELHFRVPLNPPPANSSAMHPPPQIHIAEENQWSDSAYPGPNTSYTFGMVPVPRAERKHSYDSRTRSSRPTSEYHDRDDMSKSDTQLNAVVVPPTYRGPMLHPNYMAGRGCVSDQNLTVEQAQGMFSDVEYDIEVAERVKKWEHFMKKPDYGSGSEAKKAVQLTPIEERTEADRDSLMMPSEVKRSLRMSQHGQVATVPTPTATITTTAQSGMVSLKPANSDPTLHLAGDAKVLSRESNLHRFFQVVQDPNTGLQVGPHLSHSTSSVYIDLPQQGPQLFSRSATLYQPGGLMSAGELRQHMLANQRSRADAERELGEPEGTYGSSNVAPPDTPETSKRLSRYQDEIDEMRTVKHQSVSDLRRRFNENRAVMSEDESSRGGDSRVAKVSPTHKDGADVNWSQMITGLEDRIRDIEVWSPDMESTQGNVVSCERVKARTLQTIPFSEDPFWKEIEEMTTFDPNSLGGHLAVSEEILKPVMLQTSELSPHSSTLSSQPRQPSTVSLKDRLQRSKSLYTPNITPLTINVDAYPGGKTSSLERGASGADKYSGTNALDDVLEDIRSSLERKPLSPKRRGAGDSSDSHRSSPGPSWTSELMRSRAERARGMEAPTANAWDGPASSYSNLVTAQPVSVSISSSTKAQLATTMFAAPAPAPAIAAALGAKGIAGITGMTAGHYVLDPNLLKQKLMSTGLVEEDRPEIPLRSRIPALSLATSAPVALSRPVAVAPPQTVARSVVAPTQRSAPLASSLAPAPALARQQDKLSQVNNSMEDLRQLAVSVERKVSMIKSRLLTADDYNLDKILLALRKFAPSIGPHSPEVRPGNMQDFYHSKKTKLEDALSELERIYSSLDLNSGDLIDRAERRDYPSYRTRPGGGGVSVTTRASIESAAGPSGRSKASSVFIAPMPPAATIQPETSPYSSSCRLASEADTEKKTQSEFDLISKSFQAIIDEVNKTATLVSTASTPQPRTQPPLPEIKELQSKVYTQREQNLHTLAASPDTQRRALNITLNSQETKSPSSSYIAGLDPKSPPAVAPKPAFRLQTPVGLMQPIPSTIPAYSSRVTASSIPGSVLSPVTSIVRAEVAKPAPEKREPRVRQRFRPKASSQDKEDAASKRARSKSSPTITLEDLAAGKTVDAEYASSTGQQLAKTQLNFQIEPPAKASTGSKKPPLHLDVVRAQQGAVVELQLKPPVMFQDSDAKDREESAPKTTGGPTRLVAQPIVVKPAASCAPPLDSKTVVFSGSPPVVTATATTAMASSAKNDAAMSSSESSAEGLGERKSKQRLGRGVAMMVELFSSSDEERLRRSHPLHTRSAPDLSAEVGSDDSTSVPKETSNMRPAELSRVMQQKSESVGRQGSPSTERRGVSVTAQSDGVSSPQSPSNKPPFHPFKRQERGSESSPQRTPAPASDSAPSSPATSSATTSTVKVALRTRPAKTTRSNSSTANNDDDNNDVPERPRSFHELLSSFEPDPHRLTKLRSLRKCASEEMVPGQAVFLRRRSRSSSFTSEPDLRSRYDDAPTPQGTLSFALQVQATA, translated from the exons AGTGCGGACGAGAAGCTGCGCAGCATAGGCAGCAACAAGCCTCAGACACCGTCACAGCCACCCCTACAACTCCCAACCTACCACCACCCCCGGCAGCAACACCAACCCCAGCAACCCCCTTACCAGCCACAGCAGCGTCCTGCTCatccacaaccaccaccaccacaaccacatcAACAGCCTCCGCACCTTCACCATCATCACCCAGCGCCACAGCCACGACCCACAGAGCCCCCGCCCCCCGTGCCAGCGCGAGAGCCCGACATGGCGGAGCGGCGGGTTCAGATGCGTCAGGGGCGGCGAGACAGACGGAGGGACGGGGACGGCGATGCGGGCGAGCTGAAGAGACGCTCCCGTAGCGAGGGACCCTCCGGCCGCCGCGTGACGCAGTCCATGGATGTCGGGACCAACAATGGcaaggggaaggggaggggcaGGGTGTCCCCCACAGCGTCAGACGACGAAGGGGGCTTCGTCAACCCTGACCCTTCAGAATCCGACTCGGACTCGGACTCTGACCGCATGCAGTGGACAAAGAACCCGCTGCTGGTGCGGCGCGTCAAGAAGAACAAGGCGGACAAGCGCACCTCCAGCGCCGACAACTCCAACGACTCTCCAGGCTACACACAGCTGGGCCAGCGCAACACTAACAGGGAGAGCTGGGTGTATTTGTCGCCAGAAGGCACACCGATACCGCCAGCCAACCAAGAACACCAGCAGCAGCGTGGGGAGGGGACGGGCAGCACCAACTCGGGCAGCCTGAAGAACAAGTATCAAAAGCTGGAAGAAATGCGAAAGAAGCGTATCGACATCGCCGTCACATCGGACGAGGAGAACACGCCCGAGTCACGCATCTCTCGTCTCCGTCAGAGAGCGCTGCAAGGGGCGCTAGGCAACCAGCCCAGGCCGGGCAGCTCACAGGTGACGGTGTCGGACCACAACGGCTGGGGACCTCAGGGTTCGCGCGGCATGCCGGCAGTGCTGTCAGACCAGGGCGCAAGGCAGCCCCGCGGCAGTCAGTACAGCCAGCAGTCGGTGGCGGCACAGCCCCAGGCCTACAGGTCCAACATCGTGGTGCCCGCCCAGCCCGCCAACAGGATGGCACAGCAGGCTGGAGGGTCGCAGAGACACACGGCGGTGATCACGTCTCAACCCGCGCCCGTGTACCAGCAGCCTGCTTCCCCAGTCAGACAGTCTATCGTCAGACCCTTCCCTGACAACAGAGGGATAGCGGAGGTCTCCACACCAGCCGGCATCGTGGGCCGACAGCAGTTCTACACCATCCCAGACCCTCAGCTGGGAAACCGCGCCGTGCACAACAGCTCTCCCGAAGTTCATGTCAGACGGTTTAACCCCGCTGTGCGTGTGCCTTCCGCAGACTCTATATATGACACAGCGAACTATTCCCCGGACCGCGAGTCCAGCAGACTGAGTGGGAGCAGAGTGTCGGGGCAGCGGACTTTCGCCCAGGTAAACCCTCCCAGTCAGGACGTGATGGAGGTGCAGCGGGGCACAGCCATACAGTACCAGTCCCCTCCAGCAAACCAGCGGCAGCGACAGCAGCCAGCGTCACAGTACAACGAGGTAGTGGAGCTCAGACTCAGGTCGGCACGAGTGATCGACAGGCCTCTCTCGCAGAGCTTCAAGGACCCTAGAAGCAGCAGGCGGCAGGCGGAGGACGGGTTTCAGAGCGACGACTCGCTGGATGAACTGATAGAGTCCAACATTCAGTACCTGGAAAGGGAGATCAGCGCTGGTGGGCCTAAGAAACCACAAGCTTCAGTGTCACGGTCATCCAGTGTACCTGAGGCTCGTAGATTCCCCAGCACACAGGCCGCCGTACAGCCACACTCTCAGGTCAGCACACAGCTCAGCGCGCAGTTCAACACGCCCAGTAAACCACAGGTGACGGTCAGTGGCCAACAGAGTGTCCGGCAAGCACAACACGCCTCTCCACGTACAGAGAGCAACAAGAGTGAGCTTCACTTTCGCGTGCCGCTTAATCCTCCACCAGCGAACAGCAGCGCTATGCATCCCCCTCCACAGATCCACATCGCCGAGGAGAACCAGTGGTCAGACTCCGCCTACCCCGGGCCTAACACGTCCTACACGTTCGGCATGGTGCCCGTACCCCGGGCTGAGAGAAAACATTCGTACGACAGCCGGACCCGGTCCTCACGTCCGACCAGCGAGTACCACGACCGCGATGACATGAGCAAGTCGGACACCCAGCTGAACGCCGTCGTCGTGCCGCCCACGTACCGCGGCCCCATGCTGCACCCTAACTACATGGCGGGGCGGGGCTGTGTCAGCGACCAGAACCTGACTGTGGAGCAGGCCCAGGGCATGTTCTCCGACGTGGAGTACGACATCGAGGTGGCCGAGCGTGTCAAGAAGTGGGAGCATTTCATGAAAAAGCCCGACTACGGTTCCGGGAGCGAAGCGAAGAAAGCGGTACAGCTGACGCCCATAGAGGAGCGTACAGAGGCTGACAGGGATTCTCTCATGATGCCCAGCGAGGTCAAGAGGTCGTTACGCATGAGTCAGCATGGTCAGGTGGCGACCGTCCCAACACCCAccgccaccatcaccaccacggCACAGTCAGGAATGGTCAGTCTCAAGCCGGCCAACTCTGACCCCACCCTGCATCTTGCAGGGGACGCCAAGGTGCTGTCCAGGGAAAGCAACCTACACCGCTTTTTCCAGGTGGTCCAGGACCCCAACACGGGTCTGCAGGTTGGTCCACACCTCTCCCACTCCACCAGCTCTGTCTACATCGACCTGCCGCAGCAAGGCCCGCAGCTCTTTTCGCGCTCCGCAACGCTGTACCAACCCGGGGGCCTCATGTCGGCCGGTGAGCTCCGCCAACATATGCTGGCCAACCAGAGAAGTCGGGCCGACGCCGAGAGAGAACTGGGAGAGCCTGAAGGGACTTATGGCAGCAGTAACGTCGCTCCTCCGGACACGCCAGAAACGAGCAAGCGGCTGTCGCGCTACCAGGACGAGATCGACGAGATGAGGACCGTCAAACACCAGTCAGTCAGCGACTTACGGCGACGGTTCAACGAAAACAGGGCCGTGATGTCAGAGGACGAGTCGTCACGCGGGGGTGACTCGCGCGTGGCCAAGGTGTCGCCCACCCACAAGGACGGGGCGGACGTGAACTGGTCCCAGATGATCACGGGGCTGGAGGACCGCATCAGGGACATCGAGGTGTGGTCGCCCGACATGGAGAGCACGCAGGGCAACGTGGTCAGCTGCGAGAGGGTCAAGGCGCGGACGCTGCAGACCATCCCATTCTCGGAGGACCCGTTCTGGAAGGAGATCGAGGAGATGACCACTTTCGACCCAAATAGCCTGGGCGGGCACCTGGCTGTGTCGGAAGAAATCCTCAAGCCCGTGATGCTGCAGACCTCCGAGTTGTCCCCCCACAGCTCCACTCTATCCAGCCAACCCCGCCAACCCTCCACAGTGTCATTAAAAGATCGCCTGCAGCGGTCCAAGTCGCTGTACACGCCCAACATCACGCCGCTGACCATCAACGTGGACGCCTACCCTGGCGGCAAGACGTCCAGTCTGGAGCGTGGGGCCAGCGGAGCAGACAAGTACAGCGGTACCAACGCCCTGGACGACGTGCTGGAAGACATCCGATCCTCCCTGGAGCGCAAGCCGCTCAGCCCCAAGAGAAGAGGCGCCGGGGACAGCTCAGACTCCCATCGCTCCTCTCCAGGACCCAGCTGGACTTCGGAGCTCATGAGGTCAAGGGCAGAGCGGGCACGCGGGATGGAGGCACCCACCGCTAACGCCTGGGACGGCCCGGCCAGCAGCTACAGCAACCTGGTCACGGCGCAGCCCGTCTCTGTTAGCATCTCCAGCAGCACGAAAGCGCAGCTAGCGACAACCATGTTCGCCgcaccagcaccagcaccagcGATAGCAGCTGCTCTGGGCGCGAAGGGCATCGCAGGGATCACAGGGATGACTGCGGGACACTACGTGCTGGATCCCAACCTTCTCAAACAGAAGCTAATGAGCACGGGGTTGGTGGAAGAGGACAGACCAGAGATCCCCTTAAGGAGCAGGATACCCGCCCTCTCTTTAGCGACCAGCGCTCCCGTGGCTTTGTCAAGACCGGTGGCTGTAGCGCCGCCCCAGACTGTGGCACGATCAGTTGTGGCCCCCACACAGCGCTCGGCACCTCTCGCCTCCTCCCTTGCTCCGGCACCTGCTCTCGCCAGGCAGCAAGACAAACTAAGTCAG GTGAACAACTCCATGGAGGACTTACGACAGCTGGCGGTGAGCGTGGAGCGCAAGGTCAGCATGATCAAGTCACGCCTCCTCACGGCAGACGACTACAACCTGGACAAGATCCTCCTGGCCCTCCGCAAGTTCGCGCCCTCCATCGGGCCACACTCGCCCGAGGTGAGGCCGGGAAACATGCAGGACTTCTACCACAGCAAGAAGACCAAGCTGGAGGATGCCCTGAGCGAGCTGGAGCGTATCTACTCCAGCCTGGACCTCAACAGCGGAGACCTGATAGACCGCGCGGAGCGGAGGGACTACCCGTCCTACAGGACCAGGCcgggagggggcggggtcagCGTCACCACCAGGGCCAGTATAGAGTCCGCTGCCGGTCCCTCTGGACGCAGCAAGGCGTCGTCGGTCTTCATCGCCCCCATGCCACCCGCAGCCACTATACAGCCTGAAACGTCGCCCTATTCCTCGTCCTGCAGGTTGGCCTCCGAGGCGGATACGGAGAAGAAGACGCAGTCGGAGTTCGACTTAATTTCCAAGTCCTTCCAGGCCATCATCGACGAGGTGAACAAGACGGCCACTCTCGTGTCCACCGCCTCCACGCCGCAACCCCGAACCCAACCCCCGCTGCCTGAAATCAAAGAGCTGCAGAGCAAGGTGTACACCCAAAGGGAACAGAACCTTCATACGCTCGCCGCCTCGCCAGACACACAGCGCCGTGCCCTCAACATCACGCTGAACTCTCAGGAGACAAAGTCTCCTTCCAGTAGCTACATCGCTGGTCTTGATCCTAAGTCTCCCCCGGCCGTGGCACCCAAGCCAGCGTTTCGTTTGCAGACGCCGGTGGGGCTGATGCAGCCGATCCCCTCTACAATTCCAGCTTATTCAAGCCGCGTCACTGCGTCGTCCATACCTGGCTCCGTGCTTTCGCCCGTCACCAGCATTGTGCGAGCTGAGGTGGCCAAACCCGCCCCTGAGAAACGCGAGCCCAGGGTGAGGCAGCGGTTCCGGCCCAAGGCGTCCAGTCAGGACAAGGAGGACGCAGCCAGCAAGAGGGCACGCTCCAAGTCCTCCCCGACCATCACGCTGGAGGACCTCGCAGCTGGCAAAACGGTTGATGCCGAGTACGCTTCCAGCACAGGACAGCAATTAGCCAAGACCCAGCTCAACTTTCAGATCGAGCCTCCAGCAAAAGCCAGTACCGGTTCCAAAAAGCCGCCATTGCATCTGGACGTGGTCAGGGCACAGCAGGGAGCGGTGGTAGAGCTGCAGCTGAAGCCACCGGTCATGTTCCAAGACAGCGATGCCAAGGACAGGGAGGAATCTGCTCCTAAGACGACTGGAGGGCCAACGCGATTAGTGGCACAACCCATTGTCGTCAAACCCGCCGCGTCTTGCGCCCCGCCCCTAGACAGCAAGACAGTCGTGTTCTCCGGGAGTCCTCCTGTCGTCACAGCCACTGCGACCACCGCCATGGCAAGCTCGGCCAAGAACGACGCTGCTATGTCCAGCTCAGAGAGTTCAGCGGAGGGGCTAGGGGAGAGGAAAAGCAAACAGCGGCTGGGTCGCGGCGTGGCCATGATGGTGGAACTGTTCAGCTCCAGCGACGAGGAACGACTTCGGCGAAGTCACCCCTTGCACACTCGCAGCGCCCCTGACCTCAGCGCCGAGGTGGGCAGCGATGACTCCACCAGCGTTCCCAAGGAGACGTCCAACATGCGGCCTGCCGAGCTGTCCCGGGTGATGCAGCAGAAGAGCGAGAGTGTGGGGCGACAGGGCAGCCCGTCCACAGAGCGGAGAGGCGTCAGCGTCACGGCGCAGAGCGACGGCGTGTCCAGCCCTCAGTCCCCCAGCAACAAGCCCCCATTCCACCCCTTCAAACGCCAGGAGCGGGGCTCAGAGAGTAGCCCGCAGAGAACTCCAGCGCCAGCCTCAGACTCTGCTCCTAGTAGCCCCGCCACATCATCCGCCACAACGTCCACTGTCAAAGTAGCGCTGCGAACGCGACCAGCCAAAACCACCAGGAGCAACTCCTCCACTGCCAATAACGACGATGACAACAACGACGTCCCCGAGCGTCCCCGCAGCTTCCACGAGCTCCTCTCATCGTTCGAGCCAGACCCCCACCGACTGACCAAGCTGCGCTCTCTCCGCAAGTGTGCATCGGAGGAGATGGTTCCCGGCCAGGCTGTCTTTCTACGCCGACGTTCCCGCTCTTCTTCCTTCACGTCCGAGCCCGACCTCCGCTCTCGATACGACGACGCCCCCACGCCGCAAGGTACGCTTTCCTTTGCGCTTCAGGTGCAAGCCACGGCATAG